CAGTCCCTCAGTTGGTGAACGTACGCCCGTGCCGCAGGGCCGGTAATCCACTTGGACCTTCCCGTACGTGCAGCAATTTTGCCATCCAGGCTCAGGGCAGCCTTAGCCAGTACGAACGGCCTCCTGGTGGTTACATACTTGATAAAGGCCTCATTTAATTCGCGCGCTTCGTCTTCCATAACGCCAAGCGTAACCTCTAATCCGGCCTCTTTTATTTTTTTAAGCCCTCCTCCGGCTACCAGCGGGTTGGGATCGGCCATGGCGGCCACCACTCTGGCTACACCAGCCTCAATAACTGCGTCGGCGCACGGCCCGGTCCGCCCGTAATGGCAGCAGGGTTCAAGGTTTACGTACAAGGTGGCACCTCTTGCCTCATTGCCCGCCTCCTTCAGGGCAATGATCTCGGCGTGGGGCGTGCCCGCCTTCATATGATAGCCCTGCCCAACCACTACCCCGTTTTTTACCAGCACCGCCCCCACCATGGGGTTGGGGCTGGTGCGGCCTCTTGCCCTGGCCGCAAGCTCCAGGGCCATATTCATATAATACCTGTCATCCATTGCTCCACCCGGCAAAAATAATTCTGCTGTGTATTCAAGTGCGTGCAATAAAAAAACCCCAGGTCAAGAACCTCAGGGTATGCCTTTCTGGAAAATGCAAAAAGCACGCCTTTAAAGAATATAAAGGCTTAAGGCTTTCCCTTCTCCCATCCAGACTTTTACTGTCGGCCCCGGCTTTTCACCGGATCAACCCAAAAGGGCTCGCGGGCTCGGCAAACAACCTTACCGCCGGTACGGAATTTCACCTGTCCCCGAAGGTCCTCCATATTAACTTCATTAGGAAATATTATATTGCCAGATTAAAGTTGTGTCAACCGCACCGCGGCTAATTTGCCGTCTATCGGTGAAGCCGCCCGGGCAAACATCGTCTTTTTGGCTCTTACCTGATTACCAGTTTTTCTGCCAGCTCCAGAATTTTCCTGGAGTCCTCCTTCAGGCCTCGCGTCGCCTCGCCGATTTCCACGCTGGTGGAAGCCTGCTCTTCAGATGTTGCGGCAATCTGCTGGATGTTCAAGGCAATTTCTTCTATGGACTCTAGAATTCCTTTTATTTCACTGTAAATTTGCTTTACCGACTCTTTTGTTTTGTTTGCCAGCTTTCTGATCTCTTCTGCCACCACGTTGAAGCCTCGGCCTTGCTCACCCGCCCTGGCAGCCTCAATTGCCGCATTTAATCCCAGCAGGTGGGTCTGATCCGATATTTCCTGGATCAGTTCGATAATCGAGTTCATTATGTTTAACTTGGACTTGATCCCGTCTGCATTTTGGGCCAAAACATTTACCGTCGCGGCAAACTGTTCCGATGAAGCAGCAACGTTGGAGGTTGACAATTCCAGGCTTTCTAATTTCTGGTTAACCTTCACCGATAAATCGTTAATCTCTTCTTGCAGGGAAATGGGGATTCCGCAGCTAATTGTGCCTATAACCCGGCCCTCTTCATTTTTTAAAGGTATACTCATCCCTATATATGGAACCCCGTAGACTTCCCGCCCAATTTTTCTCACAATGCGGCGGCCTTCATTTATTCCTGCCTCAGCCGCAGACCCTTTCCTGATTGGATCCCCTACACTGGCCGTTTGAAGTTCTGTACCGTCAAGGTAGGCGATATATTTTTCCGTATCCGTAATTCCAATCGGGCAGTTGGTGCCTATCAATTCCTGCAGGGATGGCAACCAAGAAACCAGACAAGCCAGACTTCTGTGCTCCATAATTAACCTCCTTCTGAAACCCGCTCCAGGCTTTTAAGCTTTTCTCTCACCTTTTTCTCCACCAGCGGCGGTACCAGGCTGGCCAGTGAACCGCCAAAAAAGGCCACCTCTTTTACGACAGTTGAACTGATAAAAGAATATTCAGCCTTTGTCATCAAAAAGATGGTTTCGACATGGCAGGACAGTTTCTTATTAACCAAGGCCATTTTAAATTCGTTTTCAAAGTCCGAGATTACCCTCAAACCCCGCACAATTGTCCTGGCCTTTTGCTGCAATGCATAGTTGACTGTCAAACCCTCATATGAATCAACTTCTACATTGGGGTAGGGTGAAAGAACGCTTTTAAGCATTTCCATTCTTTCTTCAACGCTGAACATGGGGTTTTTACACGGATTCCTGGAGACCGCTGCAATTACCCTGTCGAAGAGCAAGGAGGCCCTGCTGATTATGTCAAGATGGCCGAAAGTAACGGGGTCAAAACTTCCCGGGCAAATTGCAGTCCGCAAAGCTGAATCACCTCCCCGGCAGCGATATCTTACCGGAGCCGCGCTTTTCAAGCGGGCCGGCTTCAATGCTGTGCACTGCATATTAATTTTAACTTGCAATTACCGTTCCTTTGACTGTTATTTCGGTCCACCAAAACCCGCAATCCCTGTAAACCGTTTCTGGATCCCGCCCAAACTGCTCCCGGTAGCACTTTATAACCTGTTCTATGGAAAGATGACCGGGCCAGAAGTACCACTGCCGGACCATAACCTCACCATCCAACCGCTTTTGCTAAAACTTTCCTGCAATTTAAATTTGGGAAGCAGGGTATGGAGAAATCTGGCTTAAATGCCCTCTCCATACCCCTCACAGCCGGATAAAGCCGTCCTTCTTACGCTGTTATAAGTATTTTGCGGCGCGTGCAATTTATGTATCTCCACCCGGTGCTTGCTTCCCAATCTGAAAACAATTACATTTAAATGAGACTTTTTAAGCCGTAACGCAATGCGTTACAGTAACACAGCTTCTATCCCTTTTGCAAGGCCTTTGAATCTTCTGTGAAATACATGGCAATTGCACCAACAACAAGGGCAATTATGCAAAGAATGAAGGCCTTTTGATAAGCCTCAACCGGGAACTTGCCACCAACTTTGCCGTAGGCGTCCAGCACGCGCCCCATTATGGTCTGGAAAAACGCCCCGCCGACAAAGTACCAGATGTTGACCATACCGTTGGCCGTGGCAATGAAGCTGTGGGGCTGTCCTTCAGATACATGGGCATAGTTGGGCACGTAACTGCCGCAGAAAAAGCCCATTAAGAAAAGCAAGGGGTAGAAAAACCATACAGATATTTGCTCAGTAATAAACACTACCGGCAACCATGTTATTATATAGATAATCATGCCGTAGAGGGACGCCTTCCGCCTCGACTTCAGCACCCTGTCGGAAGCCAGGCCTATAAAGAAGCAGCCGCAAGCCATCCCAATCGGCCACAGCATTAGCATGTTGGCGGCAGTTTGTTTGGAAAGACCGTAAATATCCTGTGCGTAGGGCACAAACCAGAGTCCCTGGAATCCCATAACCGTACCGTAAATGCAGAACGCATAAATTGCTATCAGCCAGTAGTTTTTCATCCTGAACAGCTTTCCGCAGTTTTGCAGAAAAGTTGCATTGTCTGAAGCGTCGTTCGTCTTGTAATACTCAACTCCGTCAATTTCCGAAACGGTGGGCAATCCCATATCTTGCGGCTTGTTCCTGAGCAAAACATAGTTTAAAATCGCAACAATTACCAGACCTGCGCCTACCCAGTAAAACGCTGCGCGCCACCCCATTGCGCCTACTATTACTGCCAGCGGTGCGGAGGCAATGATGGCGCCGACGTTGCCGAGGGTTAGCATCAGACCCGTCAACGTGGCAAACTCCTTGGGCCGGAACCAGTTGGCCAATATCCTCATACAGGGTATCCACACTACGGCCACACCGACGCCCATCAGAAAGCGGCCGAAAATTGCAATCCCGAAGGTTTTCGAGAGACCGAAAATGATTGTGCCGATAGCAGCGATAAGGAAAAATGTACCTACTGAAAACCTCGGTCCCAGGTAATCAGAGAGTATCCCCGACGGGATCTGCATTGCGGCGTAAGGGTAGAAATACATTGACGACAGAATACCCAGCGCAGTAGCCGTCAAGCCAAACTCCTTCATCAATTCAGGTGCCACGACGGCCGGACAGACACGGTCAAAATAGACGAAAACGTAGGTAAACAGTAAGATACCGTAGCAAACCCAACGGTAACGCAGCATTTTCTTAGCCAGTTGGCTGGATACCTGCACTTTATTAGTACTTGTTTCGGTTGCCGCTTGACTCATTAGCAATCCTCCTTATTTCCTCTTTATTTAATGCACTCTTTTAACTCCATAAGCCCCTGATTAAACAAAATTAAGCTTCCTTATATTACTTACCCGCCCTTATACCAAGCCCCCTTTAACCTTATAAAATTAACTCGTTTTCATTTTCCTTTAGCAGCCCCCCCCCTTCCCTAATGTAATATCCTTAACAAGATTATTAAAAACCCAGGTTTACCTTGTTCCAAAAATAACTTGAATAAACATATATATCCTATATACCCTTAACCTTACAGCAAAAATATTCCGCGCTTAAGGGCTTAAGAAACCTAAATGGTTATATTGCAAAAACCCTAGCCGTACCTGAAGCTGACCCCGAAGCCACCCCTTGGGTAGCCCCAGGCAATGGCCCCCTCCTTCGGGCAGACCGCCCTGCAGGTGCCGCACTCCAGGCAGCCCGCATAGTCGAAGTTGACCTCCCCGTTCTCCTTGAGGGTGTACAGGCAGGCCGGGCAGGCAAACGTGCACGGCTTTGTCGCGCACGAGGCGCAAATCTCCTTGTTTAAAACGATGTGGGCCTCTTCGTCGTCCACCATAAACTTGTTTATCCCCAAAAGCTGCTCTATGGTCAGGCGTTTCACAGGATGCGCGCTCCTTTCCAGCCGTCGCCGGCCAGCTGGGCAAGGCCGGCCTGGCTTTCTTTAACCTGGCTTAATACCTTGTTCAAAAGGTGCGCCGGCGGGCTGCCGTCAACGGTAAACATCCTGCTCATCAACCCGCAGGCCAGTTGCGGGTAAACTTCGAACATGCGCCGGTTCTCTAAAAAGTGCGGCGCCTTGCGGTAAAACTCGAGGTCTCTTAGCACGAAGCTTTCTTTGAGCAGTTTGGCGTACTGGCTTAGGCTCTGGCGGCTGAAGTTGTTGTTCCTGGCGGCCTCTATTACGGTCTGGGCGGCGGCCTGGCCTGAGGCGATGGCAAAGTCCATGCCGCGCACTATATAGCCCAGGTTTAAAACGAACCCGGCGGCGTCGCCTGCAACGAGAATGCCGTCGCCGTATAACCGGGGCATCATGTCTAAACCGGCTTCGGGCACGAGATGGGCGGAGTATTCTACTACTTCTCCTCCTTCGACGAGGGGCCTGATGTGGGGATTGTGCTTGAATTCTTCGACCAGGTCGGCAATTTTGTGCTGGGTCTTCTGCAGTTCTGCTGCTTTTATGACCAGGCCCAGGGATATTGTGTCTTTGTTGGTGTAGATGAACCCGCCACCCTGCATGCCTTTGGTGCACTCGCCGACGAAAAGCTGGGCTGCGCCGTTGTTGCCTTCTAACTGGAAGCGCCGGCTGATCTCTTCGGGGGAAAGCTTGATTACTTGTTTTACGCCGGTGGCCACCTGGCCGGGGGAAAACATCCTGGCCAGGCCGGCTTTCTGGGCCATGAGGGAGTTGACGCCGTCTGCTGCGATCACTACGTCGGCCAGCATTTCGTCTTCGCCGGCTCTTATGCCTACAATGCGGCCGTCTTTAATTAAAAGGTCGTCGACGCGGATGCCGCAGGCCAGCATGGCTCCTGCTTCTTCGGCTTTGGCGGCCAGCCAGGCGTCGAACTCGGCCCGCAGCAGGGTGAAGGAATGGTAATGGTAGGGCGGCTTGGTCCAGCTTAAGTCCTGAATGCTTATGGACAGGCACTGGTCTCCGGTCATAAGGGTGATGATTTCTTTTGCTACGGGCCTTTCTACGGGGGCTTCGGCCCAAAAGCCGGGAATGACCTGGTTTAGGGCGTGGCTGTACATCCGCCCGCCGAACATGTTTTTGGACCCGGGCGCTGCTCCTTTTTCTATGAGCAGTACTTCAAGGCCTGCTTTGGCCATCAGGTAGGCGGCGGTGCTGCCTGCGGGCCCGGCACCGACTACGATTGCGGCAAATTTCTCTTCCATAAGGCTTAAAACCCCGCTTGTGTTATTTGTTGAGGGCTATCCTGAGTTCTTTGATCAGTTTGGGCACGACGTCGTACAGGTCGCCTACTATGCCGTAATCGGCGGCGTCGAATATGGGGGCGTTTTCGTCGCGGTTTACGGCTAAAACGACTTTGCTGTCGCGCATGCCGGTAACGTGCTGGATCTGCCCGGCTACTCCAAGACCGATGTAAAGGCCGGGCTTGACTTTCTTGCCGGAAATGCCGATGTAGAGGTCTTCTGGCAGCCAGCGCAGTTCTTCGGCCACGGGCCGGGTACAACCAACGGCGCCGCCGGTCACCTGGGCGAGTTCTTGGGCTAAATTCAGGTCTTCTTTTTTCTCGAAGCCGCGCCCGGCGCAGACTACTACTTTTGCCTCGGTTATGTCTACTGCTTCGGCGGCTTTGGGAGCCCTGCCGACTACTTTGACGGGTGAGGGCTGAACGCCGGCCAGTTCGGTGACCTTCCCCTGCCTGCCTTCCTGCGGTGCGGCGGGCTCGAAGGTGCGGGGAGGAATGGTGGCCATCTGGGGCCGGCCGCTGCATACCACCGTCTGCACGGCGGCACCGCCGTAAAGCATGCGCTCCATGATTAGCTGTTTTTTCTCTTTGTCGAGTTTTAGGGCGGTGCACCCGCTGCACAGCCCGGTGTCAAGGGCGGCGGCAACGCGGGCGGCTATCTCTCTGCCGCGCTGGGTCGCACTGATTAGAAATATGTCGGGGTCGCCGCCGCGAACGGCTTCTATTATGGCCGGAACGTATGCTTCTAAGGGCTGGCCGCCGGCCAGGGGGGGCAGCACCAAAACTTCGCCGGCGCCGCAACTGATGTATTCTTCGGCCAACTGCCTGCTTGTTGCAAAGGTAACTACCGCTGCCCCGTCAAGCTGGCGGGCCAGGCTTGTTCCGGCGCTTATAAGCTCTAAGGTCTGTTCGCGGCTTTCTGCAAATATCCAGATGCCTGCCATGTTCTATGACCAACTCCTTATGCTATTACTCCTTCTTTCAACAATGCGTCTACCACGGCCTTGATGTCGGCTGCCTCGGCGCTGTACTTCAAACGGCGCCGCTCCATGGTCGCTCCTAAAATGCTTATGGTCTCAAGGCGCGGCTGAAAGTCCTGCCCTAAGTCGCTCTTCTTGATCTCTTCTACGGGCTTCTTGGCGGCTCCTAAAACCTGCTTTAAACTGGGTATCCGGGGTGTGTTGATGTCGGGCAGCACCGTTATGAGCGCGGGCAGTTGGATGCTTACTGTCTCTATGCCGTCGTCAAGCTTGCGCTCGGCTGTGAGCTTCTTCTCGCCGGGCTCTAAGGTCACTTTGTTAACGTAGGTGGCGCAGGGTATGCCGAGCCGCTGGGCCAGGGCGGGCCCGACTTGCTGGGCGTACAGGTCGCTGGAACCTTCGCCGCAGATGATCAGGTCGAACTCGCCTTTCGTTTTTATGGCTTCTGCCAGTATGGCGGCGGTCTGGGACGGCTCGAGCGCGGCAAAGGATGGATCGCTGATAAACCACGCCCGCTCGGGCCCGCGGGACAGGGCGTCTTTTAAGCTCTGCCTGGCGCCGGGCGGCCCTACTGTCACGGCCACCACGCTGCCGCCGTGGGCTTCCTGCTGCCGCACGGCTTCTTCAATGGCGTTGCGGTCGTAGTCGCTGATCTTGTAGCCTACTCGCTCCATTATGAGCTCGCGGCTCTTCTGGTCGACTCTTATGTCTTGTTCGTCTATTACCCACTTGAAACAAGCGATGATCTTGAGCATGTCTCGCCTCTCCTGTTTTTTAATTGCTCTCTTGTATCCCCAGGGAAGGCAGAGAAGGGGGACTTACTCGCCACCTATCTCTCCGACAGGCTTGACTTTGGTCTATTCTCTGCCTTATTTTCCCTGGTGGTCTATGTGAAGCAACAAAGCCGCTATGTTGTCTTGCCTACCGCAGCAGGTTGCCGGCTATGACCATCCTCATCACTTCGTTGGTACCTTCGTAAATCTCGGTGATCTTGGCGTCGCGGTACAGCCGCTCGACTTTGTGCCCTTTGATGTAACCGATGCCGCCGTGGATCTGCACTGCTCTGTTGGTGTGCCTGGCGGCGCACTCGGAGGCGAACAGCCTGGCCATGGCGGCTTCTTTGCTGTAGGGCCTCCCCTGGTCGTAACACCAGGCGGCGTAGTAGGTCAAAAACCTCGCGGCTTCAACGTCGGTGGCCATGTTGGCGATCATCCACTGGATGGCCTGGAAGGAACTGATCGGTTTGCCAAACTGCACTCTCTCTTTGGAGTATGAAATTGACTCGTCTAAAGCGGCCTGGGCTATCCCCAGCGCCTGGGCGGCTATCCCGATCCGCCCGCCGTCCAGGGTGGACATGGCAATCTTGAAACCTTCGCCTTCTTTGCCCAACAGGTTCTCTTTGGGTATGCGGCAGTCTTTCATGATTACTTCGGCGGTGAGGGAACCGCGAATGCCCATCTTGTTCAGGTGCTTGCCGATCTGCAGCCCGGGCGCATCGGCGGGTACGATGAATGCGCTTATGCCTTTGGCTCCCTTGCTCTTGTCGGTGGATGCGAATATTACCAGCACTCCGGCTACCGGCGCGTTGGATATGAACATCTTGGTGCCGTTTAATACGTACTCGTCACCGACCAGCACTGCGGTGCTCTGGCCGGAAGCTGCGTCGGTGCCGGCCCCGGGCTCGGTCAGGGCAAATGACCCTAATATCTCGCCCTTGCACATGGGCACCAGCCACTTCTTCTTCTGCTCTTCGGTGCCGTACTTGTATATGGGATAACTGGCTAATGAGGTGTGGCATTCCAGGGTAAACCCGGTGGTGGCGCAGGCCCGGGACAGCTCTTCAAGCACGATGATGTAGGTCAGATAGTCTGACCCGGCACCGCCGTACTCGACGGGATAGGGTATGCCGGTCCACTCTTGCTCGGCCAGCTTCTTTACGGTCTCCATCGGAAAGTATGCTTCCTGGTCTACTTTGTCGGCTATGGGCTCTACGTACTTCTGGCAAAATTCTCTTACGCTGGCGCGCACTAATTCTTGTTCTTCGGTTAGCTTGAAGTTCATAGTAATCCCCTTTCATACATGAATTTTTTTAAGCAGCCGGGTTTTTTTAAGTTCCCCGGCTGCCTTTGTCACGCGATATTAACACTGCCGGAACATTTTCTTTAACTTTTAGTCAAACTGTTGCCTTTACATTACTTCTTTTTCTTTTCGGGCTCCGGCACTTCCTCAGTAATACCGGCAACCTTGCGGGCATATTCGGCATACAGGTCTATAGGAGTATTGGCCCTTACAACCAGCTTGGCGCCGTCGGGCGAACCGCCGCCATGCATGCAGCCAGGAACACCGGCGCCCAGGGTGAGCCATTCAACAAGCCTTGCCGCACGCGCCCTGGTTTCTGCGCTGAACTTGTCGCTGGCCTTAACGGCTCTCTGCACCAGGTGGCCGTACAGCGGGTCGTTGAAGTCCTTGTAGGACGGGAAGCAACCTGTCTCCACAATGCCGCCTCCGATATCCTGGCAGAGTCGCTTGGTTTCGTAAGGAAGTGTAGCCACATGAACCTTGTTTGTGTGGGCCATGAGCGAATCTGATACCCAACAGCCCGCCGGGTGCTGTTTGCCGAGGGCCATGGCCCCGATACCCACACCGTAGGTAGTTTCGTTGTTTATGGCCATGTCTATTATCTTGTTGATAAAGGTGCTTGCGGCAAGGCCGTTGGTCCTGGCCATCAATGCAGCAGCACCGATCATTACATCGCCCTGCCCGGCCACGCAGGCACCGATGCAGGCCCGGTAATTGGCTGTGAAGTACTGGATAATCTTCCCGGT
The window above is part of the Pelotomaculum thermopropionicum SI genome. Proteins encoded here:
- a CDS encoding hypothetical protein (containing partial Tar (COG0840), methyl-accepting chemotaxis protein), with protein sequence MEHRSLACLVSWLPSLQELIGTNCPIGITDTEKYIAYLDGTELQTASVGDPIRKGSAAEAGINEGRRIVRKIGREVYGVPYIGMSIPLKNEEGRVIGTISCGIPISLQEEINDLSVKVNQKLESLELSTSNVAASSEQFAATVNVLAQNADGIKSKLNIMNSIIELIQEISDQTHLLGLNAAIEAARAGEQGRGFNVVAEEIRKLANKTKESVKQIYSEIKGILESIEEIALNIQQIAATSEEQASTSVEIGEATRGLKEDSRKILELAEKLVIR
- the CoaD gene encoding phosphopantetheine adenylyltransferase, with product MRTAICPGSFDPVTFGHLDIISRASLLFDRVIAAVSRNPCKNPMFSVEERMEMLKSVLSPYPNVEVDSYEGLTVNYALQQKARTIVRGLRVISDFENEFKMALVNKKLSCHVETIFLMTKAEYSFISSTVVKEVAFFGGSLASLVPPLVEKKVREKLKSLERVSEGG
- the UhpC gene encoding sugar phosphate permease produces the protein MSQAATETSTNKVQVSSQLAKKMLRYRWVCYGILLFTYVFVYFDRVCPAVVAPELMKEFGLTATALGILSSMYFYPYAAMQIPSGILSDYLGPRFSVGTFFLIAAIGTIIFGLSKTFGIAIFGRFLMGVGVAVVWIPCMRILANWFRPKEFATLTGLMLTLGNVGAIIASAPLAVIVGAMGWRAAFYWVGAGLVIVAILNYVLLRNKPQDMGLPTVSEIDGVEYYKTNDASDNATFLQNCGKLFRMKNYWLIAIYAFCIYGTVMGFQGLWFVPYAQDIYGLSKQTAANMLMLWPIGMACGCFFIGLASDRVLKSRRKASLYGMIIYIITWLPVVFITEQISVWFFYPLLFLMGFFCGSYVPNYAHVSEGQPHSFIATANGMVNIWYFVGGAFFQTIMGRVLDAYGKVGGKFPVEAYQKAFILCIIALVVGAIAMYFTEDSKALQKG
- the FixX gene encoding ferredoxin-like protein, translated to MKRLTIEQLLGINKFMVDDEEAHIVLNKEICASCATKPCTFACPACLYTLKENGEVNFDYAGCLECGTCRAVCPKEGAIAWGYPRGGFGVSFRYG
- the FixC gene encoding dehydrogenases (flavoproteins), with protein sequence MEEKFAAIVVGAGPAGSTAAYLMAKAGLEVLLIEKGAAPGSKNMFGGRMYSHALNQVIPGFWAEAPVERPVAKEIITLMTGDQCLSISIQDLSWTKPPYHYHSFTLLRAEFDAWLAAKAEEAGAMLACGIRVDDLLIKDGRIVGIRAGEDEMLADVVIAADGVNSLMAQKAGLARMFSPGQVATGVKQVIKLSPEEISRRFQLEGNNGAAQLFVGECTKGMQGGGFIYTNKDTISLGLVIKAAELQKTQHKIADLVEEFKHNPHIRPLVEGGEVVEYSAHLVPEAGLDMMPRLYGDGILVAGDAAGFVLNLGYIVRGMDFAIASGQAAAQTVIEAARNNNFSRQSLSQYAKLLKESFVLRDLEFYRKAPHFLENRRMFEVYPQLACGLMSRMFTVDGSPPAHLLNKVLSQVKESQAGLAQLAGDGWKGARIL
- the FixB gene encoding electron transfer flavoprotein, alpha subunit → MAGIWIFAESREQTLELISAGTSLARQLDGAAVVTFATSRQLAEEYISCGAGEVLVLPPLAGGQPLEAYVPAIIEAVRGGDPDIFLISATQRGREIAARVAAALDTGLCSGCTALKLDKEKKQLIMERMLYGGAAVQTVVCSGRPQMATIPPRTFEPAAPQEGRQGKVTELAGVQPSPVKVVGRAPKAAEAVDITEAKVVVCAGRGFEKKEDLNLAQELAQVTGGAVGCTRPVAEELRWLPEDLYIGISGKKVKPGLYIGLGVAGQIQHVTGMRDSKVVLAVNRDENAPIFDAADYGIVGDLYDVVPKLIKELRIALNK
- the FixA gene encoding electron transfer flavoprotein, beta subunit; the protein is MLKIIACFKWVIDEQDIRVDQKSRELIMERVGYKISDYDRNAIEEAVRQQEAHGGSVVAVTVGPPGARQSLKDALSRGPERAWFISDPSFAALEPSQTAAILAEAIKTKGEFDLIICGEGSSDLYAQQVGPALAQRLGIPCATYVNKVTLEPGEKKLTAERKLDDGIETVSIQLPALITVLPDINTPRIPSLKQVLGAAKKPVEEIKKSDLGQDFQPRLETISILGATMERRRLKYSAEAADIKAVVDALLKEGVIA
- the CaiA gene encoding acyl-CoA dehydrogenases; amino-acid sequence: MNFKLTEEQELVRASVREFCQKYVEPIADKVDQEAYFPMETVKKLAEQEWTGIPYPVEYGGAGSDYLTYIIVLEELSRACATTGFTLECHTSLASYPIYKYGTEEQKKKWLVPMCKGEILGSFALTEPGAGTDAASGQSTAVLVGDEYVLNGTKMFISNAPVAGVLVIFASTDKSKGAKGISAFIVPADAPGLQIGKHLNKMGIRGSLTAEVIMKDCRIPKENLLGKEGEGFKIAMSTLDGGRIGIAAQALGIAQAALDESISYSKERVQFGKPISSFQAIQWMIANMATDVEAARFLTYYAAWCYDQGRPYSKEAAMARLFASECAARHTNRAVQIHGGIGYIKGHKVERLYRDAKITEIYEGTNEVMRMVIAGNLLR